The following coding sequences lie in one Myxococcus xanthus genomic window:
- a CDS encoding metallophosphoesterase produces MNKTSSIQAALARAAEAAAEAPRSVPAEDHVWRRRLVIGDPQADLDQVLAILAHHGLLTGEGWLRSDVQLISVGDHFDWGKPAERESAAASGLALVAWLAAHPATQAVMLLGNHDLARVGELAGFTDARFAEAQAEADRIYQGGATDEAAEQAFLARWPEVPSAELVARDFGNFRAVQRTWVEHLLRVKRFRVAHAAAPDLLVLHAGVTQEDLDVTRLPPAQREDANQVAAALNAALDAAVAGWTRGPLVIPGLHHPGDAAHGEGTGIFFQRPSLLPEDAERVRGTPRRRFDPRRLPTGLTQVVGHTRDKRSRAMLGMPPTGARDGVLRHLITDGTRVDYAHGAPHPPAPGTAMLVFTDGAMRECQAPDYELFDLDTRAAATAPRPEDR; encoded by the coding sequence ATGAACAAGACGTCATCCATCCAGGCCGCGCTCGCCCGGGCCGCCGAGGCCGCGGCGGAGGCGCCGCGCTCCGTCCCGGCGGAGGACCATGTCTGGCGGCGGCGGCTCGTCATTGGGGACCCGCAGGCCGACCTGGACCAGGTCCTGGCCATCCTGGCGCACCACGGACTGTTGACCGGCGAGGGTTGGCTTCGCTCCGACGTGCAGCTCATCTCGGTGGGCGACCACTTCGACTGGGGCAAGCCCGCCGAGCGTGAGTCCGCCGCCGCCAGTGGGCTGGCGCTGGTGGCGTGGCTGGCCGCCCACCCGGCGACCCAGGCGGTGATGCTGCTGGGCAACCACGACCTGGCGCGAGTGGGTGAGCTGGCCGGCTTCACGGATGCGCGCTTCGCCGAGGCCCAGGCCGAAGCGGACCGCATCTACCAGGGAGGCGCTACGGACGAAGCGGCGGAGCAGGCGTTCCTCGCGCGCTGGCCCGAAGTTCCTTCCGCGGAGCTGGTGGCCCGCGACTTCGGCAACTTCCGCGCGGTGCAGCGCACCTGGGTGGAGCACCTGCTGCGTGTGAAGCGCTTCCGCGTGGCCCATGCCGCGGCCCCCGACCTGCTGGTGCTGCACGCGGGCGTCACACAGGAGGACCTGGACGTGACGCGCCTGCCTCCCGCCCAGCGCGAGGACGCGAACCAGGTGGCGGCGGCGCTGAACGCGGCCCTGGATGCGGCGGTGGCGGGCTGGACTCGAGGTCCGCTCGTCATTCCGGGACTGCACCACCCAGGCGACGCGGCCCACGGCGAGGGCACGGGCATCTTCTTCCAGCGCCCCAGCCTGCTACCCGAGGACGCCGAGCGCGTGCGCGGCACGCCCCGGCGCCGCTTCGACCCGAGACGGCTGCCCACGGGCCTGACGCAGGTGGTGGGCCATACACGCGACAAGCGAAGCCGCGCGATGCTGGGGATGCCACCCACCGGCGCCCGCGACGGCGTGCTGCGGCATCTCATCACGGATGGAACGCGCGTGGACTACGCCCACGGCGCGCCGCATCCACCAGCACCCGGCACCGCGATGCTGGTGTTCACCGACGGAGCCATGCGCGAGTGCCAGGCCCCGGACTACGAGCTGTTCGACCTGGACACCCGCGCGGCGGCTACCGCGCCGAGGCCTGAAGACCGCTGA
- a CDS encoding thioredoxin family protein, whose amino-acid sequence MRLLAACLLLSGLVACTAANTNAPAAAASHAKGPLPFIEDDYARALAEAQAKGLPLFVDVWAPWCHTCRSMKAYVLSDASLARHADRFVWLEVNTDLTSNAAFQEKYPVEFWPTLYVIDPRQEKALLRFAGSATVAQLEKLFEDGERAYKGGVTGAEALLARGDALYAEGRSAEAAETLVEALAEAPADWSRRGRAVESLLTAMYGAKQHEACAHKALEELPKTPRSLSWANGALLGMYCVLSLPEDHAAGAELRGGLEAKVAEALAPPAIEMSADDRSGLYEVRVQAREVAKDTAAVKALSEEWLAFLEGEAAKAPNPQARTVFDSHRMLAAMKLETPARAIPALEQSEKDLPQDYNPPARLSTLYRLVGRLDDALAASDRALARVQGARRLSVLSGRADILVARQDTASAVKTLEEAITFAKSLPASQVSPRTVAGLEKKLSGLQASAR is encoded by the coding sequence ATGCGCCTTCTCGCCGCCTGCCTGCTCCTGTCGGGGCTCGTCGCCTGCACCGCCGCGAATACGAATGCCCCCGCGGCCGCCGCGTCTCACGCCAAGGGCCCGTTGCCCTTCATCGAGGACGACTACGCCCGCGCGCTCGCCGAGGCCCAGGCGAAGGGGCTCCCCCTCTTCGTCGACGTCTGGGCGCCCTGGTGTCACACGTGCCGGTCGATGAAGGCCTACGTCCTGTCCGACGCGTCGCTGGCCCGGCACGCGGACCGCTTCGTGTGGCTGGAGGTGAACACCGACCTGACGTCGAACGCGGCGTTCCAGGAGAAGTATCCGGTGGAGTTCTGGCCCACGCTGTACGTCATCGACCCGCGTCAGGAGAAGGCCCTGCTGCGCTTCGCCGGCAGCGCCACCGTGGCGCAGTTGGAGAAGCTCTTCGAGGACGGTGAGCGCGCGTACAAGGGCGGCGTCACCGGCGCCGAGGCCCTGCTGGCTCGCGGGGACGCGCTCTATGCGGAGGGCCGTTCGGCCGAAGCCGCGGAGACGCTCGTGGAGGCCCTGGCCGAGGCGCCCGCGGACTGGTCCCGCCGGGGCCGCGCGGTGGAGTCGCTGCTGACGGCGATGTACGGCGCGAAGCAGCACGAGGCGTGCGCGCACAAGGCGCTGGAGGAGCTCCCGAAGACGCCCCGCTCGCTGTCCTGGGCCAATGGCGCGCTCTTGGGCATGTACTGCGTGCTGTCGCTGCCGGAGGACCACGCGGCGGGAGCGGAGCTGCGCGGCGGCCTGGAGGCCAAGGTGGCCGAGGCCCTGGCGCCCCCGGCCATCGAGATGTCCGCGGATGACCGCTCCGGCCTGTACGAGGTGCGCGTGCAGGCGCGCGAGGTGGCGAAGGACACGGCGGCCGTGAAGGCCCTGTCGGAGGAGTGGCTGGCGTTCCTGGAGGGCGAGGCCGCGAAGGCGCCCAATCCCCAGGCGCGGACGGTGTTCGACTCGCACCGCATGCTCGCGGCCATGAAGCTGGAGACGCCCGCCCGGGCGATTCCCGCGCTCGAGCAGAGCGAGAAGGACCTGCCCCAGGACTACAACCCGCCCGCGCGCCTTTCGACGTTGTACCGGCTCGTCGGCCGGCTGGATGACGCGCTCGCCGCCAGCGACCGTGCGCTGGCGCGCGTCCAGGGCGCGCGGCGGTTGTCGGTGTTGTCGGGCCGCGCGGACATCCTCGTGGCGCGCCAGGACACGGCGTCCGCCGTGAAGACGCTGGAAGAGGCCATCACCTTCGCGAAGTCGCTGCCCGCCTCGCAGGTGTCGCCGCGCACGGTGGCCGGGCTGGAGAAGAAGCTCAGCGGTCTTCAGGCCTCGGCGCGGTAG
- the traA gene encoding outer membrane exchange protein TraA produces MGDIPHCCGALKSPLSRIARTALTVLSVCLASVAQAQPEPGEKEPELVRIRGTPVAPSPGAVGTGLCMASSTSSNPAVDFSQSEATFPGTFNAFMESSRPRRVTSVLRTLFDLSNNITLGDPNDPTIQQPSYGDFVNSVGSCGKGGCASPHPTFSSFGARFRGYINVQPQWVEVPLHFGLYADDAVSFVIYDLSQTPYQVINRPPQLGIASWRTTNTVVFERPGLYPVEILYAQVSEHSALEFSTFVGAFPDTERGASTDPIVKLNTAGFALAPPELFFHTEGGRPSFPDDINRCEQCNRQFANIPGTGGCGSFYHCNAAALCAPCDSSLFCGEDCSPCGESAPHCANLNGRTQCVQCTEDGQCPNGRCDLETNQCTGCNEDSDCATGACDTETFTCVECKNDSQCTNGEVCATDINECRECTQDSHCPQGESCTDNVCSPCATNDSCAGNSCNCCPNGTQCLALTPGATPTCVECTTSSQCAAGQQCDTANGRCVDSVPSCNTADSCGPGCVKCPGERPYCLDGEVCVQCRNDLECGDGQFCLSGECASCTTDKHCGPRCGACDGDTPFCLSNGTAQGSTCVGCTDDGDCGSGVCNPTTRTCENSGACAVTCEPGTVCDGTSCVECFADAHCPCGGTCDTATNTCSTACSDSGDCLGVEHCSAKTMECERGRRKPGTEPQGGAFCCGTTADATPAGSTTFLLLLAAGLTFLRPRRPAR; encoded by the coding sequence GTGGGAGATATCCCTCATTGTTGCGGGGCTTTGAAATCGCCATTGTCCCGCATCGCGCGTACCGCGCTCACTGTCTTGTCGGTGTGCCTCGCCAGTGTTGCGCAGGCGCAGCCAGAGCCAGGCGAAAAGGAACCGGAGCTTGTCCGCATCCGTGGGACTCCCGTAGCTCCTTCACCAGGAGCAGTCGGCACCGGGTTGTGCATGGCATCAAGCACATCATCGAATCCGGCCGTGGACTTCTCTCAGAGCGAGGCCACATTCCCCGGTACCTTCAATGCGTTCATGGAGTCGAGCAGGCCGCGACGCGTCACCTCCGTACTCCGCACGTTGTTCGACCTCTCGAACAACATCACGCTAGGCGATCCAAACGACCCAACGATTCAGCAGCCAAGCTACGGCGACTTCGTGAACTCCGTTGGTTCGTGCGGTAAAGGCGGATGTGCCTCCCCACACCCAACGTTCTCGTCCTTCGGCGCCCGATTTCGCGGATACATCAACGTCCAACCACAGTGGGTGGAAGTCCCTCTACACTTCGGGCTCTATGCCGACGATGCCGTCAGCTTCGTCATCTATGACCTGAGCCAGACGCCGTATCAGGTCATCAACCGGCCACCGCAGCTCGGAATCGCGTCCTGGCGCACGACCAACACCGTGGTCTTTGAGAGACCGGGCCTCTATCCCGTAGAGATCCTCTACGCTCAGGTCAGTGAGCACTCTGCGCTTGAGTTCTCGACGTTCGTCGGTGCGTTTCCAGATACAGAGCGTGGCGCCAGCACCGACCCCATCGTCAAGCTCAACACAGCCGGTTTCGCCCTTGCTCCGCCAGAGCTCTTCTTCCACACGGAGGGCGGACGACCCTCCTTCCCAGACGACATCAACCGCTGCGAGCAGTGCAACCGCCAGTTCGCGAACATCCCAGGCACTGGCGGCTGCGGTTCTTTCTACCACTGCAACGCAGCGGCCCTCTGCGCGCCCTGCGACTCCTCGCTCTTCTGCGGCGAGGACTGCTCCCCCTGCGGCGAGTCCGCGCCCCACTGCGCCAACCTCAACGGCCGCACCCAGTGCGTGCAGTGCACCGAGGACGGCCAGTGCCCGAACGGCCGCTGCGACCTCGAAACCAACCAGTGCACCGGCTGCAACGAAGACAGCGACTGCGCCACGGGCGCCTGTGACACCGAAACATTCACATGTGTCGAGTGCAAGAACGACAGCCAGTGCACCAACGGCGAGGTCTGCGCCACCGACATCAACGAATGTCGCGAATGCACGCAAGACTCCCACTGCCCTCAAGGCGAGTCCTGCACCGACAACGTGTGCTCGCCCTGCGCCACCAATGATTCGTGCGCCGGCAACTCCTGCAACTGCTGCCCCAACGGCACCCAGTGCCTGGCGCTGACGCCCGGTGCCACGCCGACCTGTGTGGAGTGCACCACCAGCAGCCAGTGCGCCGCGGGCCAGCAGTGCGACACCGCCAACGGCCGCTGCGTGGACAGCGTGCCTTCGTGCAACACGGCCGACAGTTGCGGCCCTGGCTGCGTGAAGTGCCCCGGCGAGCGCCCCTACTGCCTCGACGGCGAAGTCTGCGTCCAATGTCGCAACGACTTGGAGTGCGGCGACGGCCAGTTCTGCCTCAGTGGTGAATGCGCGTCCTGCACCACGGACAAGCACTGCGGCCCCCGCTGTGGCGCCTGCGATGGCGACACCCCCTTCTGCCTCTCCAATGGCACCGCGCAGGGCAGCACCTGCGTGGGCTGCACGGATGACGGGGACTGCGGGAGCGGCGTGTGCAACCCCACCACGCGCACGTGTGAGAACTCGGGCGCGTGCGCGGTGACGTGCGAGCCGGGAACGGTCTGCGACGGCACCTCCTGCGTCGAGTGCTTCGCAGATGCCCACTGCCCCTGCGGCGGCACCTGCGACACCGCGACCAACACCTGCTCCACCGCCTGCTCCGACAGCGGAGATTGCCTGGGCGTGGAGCACTGCTCCGCGAAGACGATGGAGTGCGAGCGCGGCCGCCGCAAGCCGGGCACCGAGCCTCAAGGCGGCGCCTTCTGCTGCGGCACCACCGCCGACGCCACCCCCGCAGGAAGCACCACCTTCCTGCTGCTGCTCGCCGCGGGTCTCACGTTCCTCCGCCCCCGGCGCCCTGCTCGATGA
- a CDS encoding Lnb N-terminal periplasmic domain-containing protein: protein MRWLRLLALVFALPVHADDALSARVQALEQAGVVLRGAAAADADLVTEVEAGLEALPPAMRRPPGGPLELVLHPEAAPLGLGDGSPARPDWTEGRARFHLYQYAPSEERRATLRLSRLTEAEVERLWRRRAVVHAVMQRWDDAKGWSGTPAWRRLSGWMKPFERPLVWKEEVRLRYAGAFSRAMGQRSASLDWVTFAEELLVPVESLRADALPVDDHVRCQEFSKARALTEQLEASGLGTLPPRGDCPAFEAWAELESLSHFEVLLVASTGRQPESLFGHLLLRPVWHEGEVPRGPTFERVVQLVALTGMESKGLGYVVKGMTGAYDTVFLTGTMGDLSHEALELEQRSIRRFRLRLKPGEEARMLERVWELERRGYMGYYFFTDNCASALVFLLNGALEGGRQLRPPGTLWVLPTATLDTLARVQVEEPGGETSSLLEHIPDAFESTGDRAVRARSAQQDALDALAGHVGADELARLRGVHARLESPEPQVRAPAYDDLPGVVAALMHSAKTASRDTVRAHLHAYVAHAVRVERAAVDRADGERLRIERERMLAMKVSVAGSARAGTAERQRVFENEDALQRRLAVLDRATLLKDALASAERRPPTPEELRTLVWAERTEATFHRATDVQGTLNDGLLATVDPVAFLHEDRRRKVAAETAWAEGALRESGAGRVMVALGVDFPEGAAARPLVGLRTAGMAEALGDARLHGFQPSSELRVLDGELFLLPRWGVPKVVASDLTLLGYRTLLRELPQFRDSFWDSLGWGAEARVASSDARLLRYRASVQAEALMVLDEDARFSRFTTVGVGGLAAVHWNRDVLTPAAGPRLSLAHRMGLFGSGANAVRLEAAYAPTWRVGDTHFTHEAGAALQLEVWLGRAGPFGVLLTPRAQVQWEGAISPTPHWEALSPSTWLAGSAERRLALGFEVR, encoded by the coding sequence ATGCGCTGGCTGCGGCTGCTCGCGCTCGTCTTCGCGCTGCCGGTGCATGCCGACGATGCCCTGTCCGCGCGCGTCCAAGCGCTCGAACAGGCGGGCGTGGTCCTGCGGGGCGCCGCGGCGGCCGACGCGGACCTGGTGACGGAGGTGGAGGCGGGGCTGGAGGCGCTGCCTCCGGCGATGCGGCGTCCGCCCGGTGGTCCCCTGGAATTGGTGCTGCACCCGGAGGCAGCGCCGCTGGGCCTGGGCGATGGCTCCCCCGCGCGTCCCGACTGGACGGAGGGCCGCGCGCGGTTCCACCTCTACCAGTACGCTCCATCGGAGGAACGCCGGGCCACGCTGCGTCTGTCTCGACTGACAGAAGCGGAGGTGGAGCGGTTGTGGCGCCGGCGCGCGGTGGTGCACGCGGTGATGCAGCGCTGGGATGACGCGAAAGGCTGGAGCGGCACCCCGGCCTGGCGCCGGCTGTCGGGTTGGATGAAGCCCTTCGAGCGGCCCCTGGTGTGGAAGGAGGAGGTCCGCCTTCGCTACGCCGGAGCTTTCAGCCGCGCCATGGGGCAGCGCAGCGCCTCATTGGATTGGGTGACGTTCGCCGAGGAACTGCTCGTGCCCGTGGAGTCCCTGCGCGCGGACGCGCTGCCGGTGGATGACCACGTTCGCTGCCAGGAGTTCTCCAAGGCCCGTGCACTGACGGAGCAGCTGGAAGCGTCGGGCTTGGGCACGCTGCCGCCGCGCGGCGACTGCCCCGCCTTCGAAGCCTGGGCGGAGCTGGAGTCCCTGTCGCACTTCGAGGTGCTGCTGGTGGCCTCCACGGGCCGTCAGCCGGAGTCCCTCTTCGGACACCTGCTGCTGCGCCCGGTGTGGCACGAGGGCGAGGTACCACGGGGGCCTACCTTCGAACGGGTGGTGCAACTGGTCGCGCTGACAGGGATGGAGTCCAAGGGCCTGGGCTACGTGGTGAAGGGAATGACGGGGGCCTACGACACCGTCTTCCTCACGGGGACGATGGGCGACCTGTCCCACGAGGCGCTGGAGCTGGAGCAGCGCTCCATCCGCCGCTTCCGCCTGCGCCTGAAGCCCGGCGAGGAAGCGCGGATGCTGGAGCGGGTGTGGGAGCTCGAGCGCCGCGGGTACATGGGCTACTACTTCTTCACGGACAACTGCGCGAGCGCGCTCGTCTTCCTGCTCAACGGCGCGCTGGAGGGGGGGCGGCAGCTGCGTCCTCCCGGCACGCTTTGGGTCCTGCCCACCGCCACGCTGGACACCCTGGCCCGGGTGCAGGTGGAGGAGCCGGGGGGCGAGACGTCCTCCCTCCTGGAGCACATCCCGGATGCGTTCGAGTCCACCGGGGACCGCGCGGTGCGTGCGCGCTCGGCACAGCAGGATGCACTGGACGCGCTGGCCGGACATGTCGGCGCCGATGAACTCGCGCGTCTCCGGGGCGTGCATGCCCGGTTGGAGTCGCCGGAGCCACAGGTCCGCGCCCCGGCCTATGACGACCTGCCCGGAGTGGTGGCCGCGCTGATGCACTCGGCGAAGACGGCGTCCCGCGACACGGTCCGCGCGCACCTGCATGCCTACGTGGCGCACGCGGTGCGGGTGGAGCGCGCCGCGGTGGACCGTGCCGACGGCGAGCGCCTGCGAATCGAGCGCGAGCGGATGCTCGCGATGAAGGTGTCGGTTGCGGGCTCGGCAAGGGCCGGCACGGCCGAGCGCCAGCGCGTCTTCGAGAACGAGGACGCGCTCCAGCGGAGGCTCGCGGTGTTGGACCGCGCCACCCTGCTGAAGGATGCACTGGCCTCCGCGGAGCGCCGTCCTCCCACGCCCGAGGAACTGCGGACGTTGGTGTGGGCCGAGCGAACCGAGGCCACCTTCCACCGTGCCACCGACGTGCAGGGCACGCTCAATGACGGCTTGCTGGCGACCGTGGACCCGGTGGCCTTCCTGCACGAGGACCGGCGCCGCAAGGTGGCGGCGGAGACGGCTTGGGCGGAAGGCGCGCTGCGGGAGTCCGGAGCGGGGCGCGTGATGGTGGCCCTGGGCGTGGACTTTCCCGAAGGGGCAGCGGCCCGGCCCCTGGTGGGGCTACGCACCGCGGGCATGGCCGAGGCGCTGGGCGATGCGCGGCTCCACGGCTTCCAGCCGAGCAGTGAGCTGCGGGTGCTCGATGGCGAGCTGTTTCTCCTGCCGCGCTGGGGGGTGCCCAAGGTGGTGGCCTCGGACCTGACGCTGTTGGGCTACCGCACGCTGCTGCGCGAGCTTCCCCAGTTCCGTGACTCCTTCTGGGATTCGCTCGGCTGGGGGGCCGAGGCCCGCGTGGCGTCGAGCGACGCGCGCCTGCTGCGCTATCGCGCGTCGGTGCAGGCGGAGGCGTTGATGGTGCTGGACGAGGACGCGCGCTTCTCGCGCTTCACCACGGTGGGCGTGGGCGGCCTGGCCGCGGTGCACTGGAACCGGGATGTGTTGACGCCGGCCGCGGGGCCGCGCCTGTCACTGGCGCATCGGATGGGGCTGTTCGGTTCGGGTGCCAACGCGGTGCGGCTGGAGGCGGCCTACGCGCCCACCTGGAGGGTGGGGGACACACACTTCACCCACGAGGCGGGCGCGGCGCTCCAGTTGGAGGTGTGGCTGGGGCGCGCGGGGCCCTTCGGCGTGCTCCTCACGCCCCGCGCGCAGGTCCAGTGGGAGGGGGCGATATCGCCCACGCCCCACTGGGAAGCCCTGTCGCCGTCTACGTGGTTGGCCGGCTCGGCGGAGCGGCGTCTGGCACTTGGGTTCGAGGTGCGCTGA
- a CDS encoding helix-turn-helix transcriptional regulator, translating to MIRLNSEEQGLLTDLEAMLVEAEPGTESLPPVLGALREALRAERAVAYGVDVGPERYHASYAHCAGFPLPAATVHAAIENQVSAWGEPWGWFNPARPEPAQRNRALHFRSLTETETARQLPLHDLSASEVGRRLGMSEESLESTRERISARSATIFRQLGVENMQWLRTLVCDGPVLLGWVGLARAEPFTEREQRLLQALTPALQRRLTMETRLRESGLMSTALQVAMEALGRAAWIVSSSGRVVHANNAGRARLERHDPELMESLRRGAQGIPCSGPLTMTPLLTTGLPPHYLAIDTGTASSAAARVQALSARWSLTARESEVLTHIIQGETNKSIAGRLGCAERTVEVHVTHLLSKAQVESRSALIARFFQSS from the coding sequence GTGATTCGTTTGAATTCCGAGGAGCAAGGCCTGCTGACGGACCTTGAGGCAATGCTCGTGGAGGCCGAGCCCGGGACAGAATCCCTGCCCCCGGTGCTAGGCGCTTTACGAGAGGCTTTGCGGGCCGAGCGCGCCGTCGCCTATGGCGTGGACGTGGGCCCCGAGCGCTACCACGCGAGCTACGCCCATTGCGCGGGCTTCCCACTCCCCGCCGCGACAGTGCACGCGGCCATCGAGAACCAGGTGTCTGCCTGGGGAGAACCGTGGGGTTGGTTCAATCCCGCCCGGCCCGAGCCTGCTCAGCGCAACCGCGCGCTGCATTTCCGCTCGCTGACGGAAACCGAGACGGCCCGCCAACTGCCGCTGCATGACTTGTCAGCCAGCGAGGTGGGGCGCCGGCTGGGCATGAGCGAGGAATCGCTGGAGAGCACCCGGGAGCGCATCAGCGCACGCTCCGCGACGATATTCCGGCAGCTCGGCGTGGAGAACATGCAATGGCTGCGCACGCTCGTCTGTGATGGGCCGGTGCTCCTGGGCTGGGTGGGCCTGGCCCGCGCCGAGCCCTTCACCGAGCGCGAGCAGCGCCTGCTCCAGGCCCTGACGCCCGCGCTCCAGCGGCGGCTGACCATGGAAACGCGGCTGCGCGAGTCGGGCCTGATGTCCACGGCGCTGCAGGTCGCCATGGAGGCGCTGGGGCGCGCCGCCTGGATTGTCAGCTCCAGTGGCCGCGTGGTGCACGCCAACAATGCCGGCCGAGCGCGGCTGGAACGGCATGACCCGGAGCTGATGGAGTCCCTGCGCCGCGGCGCCCAGGGCATTCCCTGCTCCGGCCCGCTGACCATGACGCCGCTGCTCACCACCGGCCTGCCACCGCATTACCTGGCCATCGACACCGGCACCGCGTCCAGCGCCGCCGCGCGCGTGCAGGCCCTGTCGGCGCGCTGGTCGCTCACCGCGCGCGAGTCCGAGGTGCTGACGCACATCATCCAGGGCGAGACGAACAAGTCCATCGCCGGCCGGCTGGGCTGCGCCGAGCGCACGGTGGAAGTCCACGTCACGCATCTGCTAAGCAAGGCACAGGTGGAAAGCCGCTCGGCGCTCATCGCCCGCTTCTTCCAAAGTTCATGA
- a CDS encoding GTPase, translating to MRDPYTLRTCLASALDALPAPERFPDASDAELARRLAERLRRDLLPRLGSADSPLLLVAIAGPNNVGKSTLFNSLVGAALSPARPEGGLTKQCLAAAHSETWTGPLKDFLTRRYDIVPVASGDAAPVDQAGPPGRLYLTLSDAVPRGLLVMDTPDFDSVYRDNRERAEALLVTVDVLAFVVSRQTYQNAALVDFLRAAVGHGRPYLLVYNEATREEVARGHLDKLAEDVGHPALARYLAPHQPDVEAGLKPLATEPLDGKPALGALLGQAEHARELKARALEASLADARAEMEAVSRAASEAAREPDRLRKRLRHELDVVGAHAALKAVPADVLIDAFRDELDARSQFHKWVRLPFRGLATALTFVTRKVRESFTAPEAPGADTPTHAVDETLKDGVRRLVDAFAPEVAAWRADAQTRTKLEEAFGPVTLAKLEEPLGFEPLHAHAADRATLYAYCRELVSAELQGDMREEILQTLTTLVYSVPSGAAAAVTVATGGMGHDAVVWAGTLLSTPLMERFVDLLGAQVRARVTKKWADAHGATLSRALEARYFSDILKQLDGLASDWNQTAARLDEARAGLS from the coding sequence ATGAGAGACCCGTACACCCTGCGCACCTGCCTCGCGTCCGCCCTGGACGCTCTGCCCGCTCCCGAGCGCTTCCCGGATGCCTCGGACGCCGAGCTCGCGCGCCGTCTGGCCGAACGCCTGCGTCGCGACCTGCTCCCCCGCCTGGGCTCCGCGGACTCCCCCCTGTTGCTGGTGGCCATCGCCGGTCCCAACAACGTGGGCAAGTCCACGCTCTTCAACTCGCTGGTGGGCGCGGCGCTGTCCCCCGCGAGGCCCGAGGGCGGGCTCACCAAGCAGTGCCTGGCGGCGGCCCACTCGGAGACGTGGACCGGGCCGCTGAAGGACTTCCTGACGCGGCGCTATGACATCGTGCCCGTGGCCTCCGGCGACGCGGCGCCCGTGGACCAGGCGGGGCCTCCGGGCCGGCTGTACCTGACGCTGTCGGACGCGGTACCTCGCGGGCTGCTCGTCATGGACACGCCGGACTTCGACAGCGTGTACCGCGACAACCGCGAGCGCGCGGAGGCGTTGCTCGTCACCGTGGACGTGCTGGCGTTCGTGGTGAGCCGGCAGACGTACCAGAACGCCGCGCTGGTGGACTTCCTGCGCGCGGCCGTGGGGCATGGGCGGCCGTACCTGCTCGTCTATAACGAGGCCACGCGCGAGGAGGTGGCCCGCGGGCACCTGGACAAGCTCGCCGAGGACGTGGGCCACCCGGCGCTGGCCCGCTACCTGGCGCCGCACCAGCCCGACGTGGAGGCGGGACTGAAGCCCCTGGCCACGGAGCCCCTGGACGGGAAGCCCGCGCTGGGAGCGCTGCTGGGACAGGCCGAACACGCGCGCGAGCTGAAGGCCCGGGCGCTGGAAGCCTCGCTCGCGGATGCGCGCGCGGAGATGGAGGCCGTGTCGCGAGCGGCCTCGGAGGCGGCGCGGGAGCCCGACCGGCTCCGCAAGCGACTGCGCCACGAACTGGACGTGGTGGGGGCGCACGCGGCGCTGAAGGCCGTGCCCGCGGACGTGCTCATCGACGCCTTCCGCGACGAACTGGATGCGCGCAGTCAGTTCCACAAGTGGGTGCGCCTGCCCTTCCGGGGGCTGGCCACGGCGCTCACCTTCGTCACGCGCAAGGTGCGCGAGTCCTTCACCGCGCCCGAGGCCCCGGGCGCGGACACGCCGACCCACGCGGTGGACGAGACGCTGAAGGACGGAGTGCGGCGGCTGGTGGATGCCTTCGCTCCGGAAGTGGCCGCGTGGCGCGCCGACGCGCAGACGCGGACGAAGCTGGAGGAAGCCTTCGGTCCGGTGACGCTGGCGAAGCTGGAGGAGCCGCTGGGCTTCGAGCCCCTGCACGCGCACGCGGCGGACCGGGCCACGCTGTATGCGTACTGCCGGGAGTTGGTCTCCGCGGAGCTTCAGGGCGACATGCGGGAGGAGATTCTCCAGACACTGACGACGCTGGTGTACTCCGTGCCGTCAGGCGCGGCGGCGGCGGTGACGGTGGCCACGGGCGGCATGGGCCATGACGCGGTCGTCTGGGCGGGCACCTTGCTGTCCACGCCGCTGATGGAGCGCTTCGTGGACCTGCTAGGCGCCCAGGTGCGGGCGCGTGTCACGAAGAAGTGGGCGGATGCCCACGGCGCGACCCTGTCGAGAGCCCTGGAGGCGCGGTACTTCTCCGACATCCTGAAGCAGCTCGACGGGCTGGCCAGCGACTGGAACCAGACGGCGGCCCGCCTGGACGAGGCCCGGGCAGGCTTGTCCTGA